From the genome of Nicotiana sylvestris chromosome 2, ASM39365v2, whole genome shotgun sequence, one region includes:
- the LOC104245033 gene encoding meiosis-specific protein ASY1 isoform X3: MKIKKLMPMDAESRRLIDWMEKGVYDALQKKYLKTLLFCVCETIDGPMIEEYAFSFSYSNSDSQEVSMNVNRIGMKKGGTFKCNLTTEITPNQMRSSACKMIRTLIQLMRTLDKMPEERTILMKLLYYDDVTPADYEPPFFRSCTEEEAVNPWAKSPLKMEVGDVNSKHFVLALKVKSVLDPCEDEKGDNQDNSVSLGADSFQGDDSESDSEFSHSDDDQYIVAPIETQDTQDNGNMADEDDTQDPAEDELQFDRLKEWINSYHLDRIKVTDVLSHFPDISEVLVEEIMEKLVKEAILSSFGTDCYIINKQTKFNYEFGIVKEEIDGQQYPRSNQSQHDKGKDYMYMKALYHALPLNYVTISNLQSKLGGEVNRTTVKKLIDKMTQDGFVEAGSNRRLGKRVIHSDLTEKKLVEVKKVLEQDAMDVDMNKSENHPTDLSTCGALHSIGSDLTHTRGKSDAYQNSSALSDQTVSKRRNHGSTPTSRPEPIASSESFVPGNENGKSYGSTNKCNEFETVICSRSSQDKRKRKASMVEQPILQYERQKSQIA, translated from the exons ATGAAGATTAAGAAGCTCATGCCCATGGATGCCGAATCACGTCGACTGATTGATTGGATGGAAAAAG GTGTTTATGATGCATTGCAGAAGAAGTATCTTAAAACACTCTTGTTCTGTGTGTGCGAAACAATAGATGGACCAATGATCGAGGAATATGCAT TTTCTTTCTCTTACTCAAACTCTGACAGCCAAGAAGTGTCAATGAATGTCAATCGCATTGGAATGAAGAAAGGAGGAACATTCAAGTGTAACTTAACCACTGAAATTACACCTAATCAGATGAG AAGTTCTGCTTGTAAAATGATCCGTACATTGATTCAGCTGATGAGAACATTGGATAAGATGCCAGAAGAG CGAACGATACTGATGAAGCTCCTTTATTATGACGATGTTACT CCTGCTGATTATGAGCCTCCTTTCTTTAGAAGCTGCACCGAAGAGGAGGCTGTTAATCCATGGGCTAAAAGTCCTTTAAAAATGGAGGTTGGTGATGTCAACAGCAAGCATTTTGTGTTAGCTCTGAAG GTTAAGAGCGTGCTTGATCCTTGTGAGGATGAGAAGGGCGATAATCAAGATAATAGTGTGAGCTTGGGAGCTGATTCCTTCCAGGGAGATGACAGTGAATCTGATAGTGAG TTCAGTCACTCTGATGATGACCAATACATAGTTGCACCAATTG AGACTCAAGATACTCAGGATAATGGTAATATGGCTGATGAAG ATGATACTCAGGATCCAGCAGAAGATGAACTACAATTTGATAGGTTAAAGGAGTGGATCAACTCATACCACCTTGACAGAATTAAAGTGACTGATGTTCTCTCTCATTTCCCTGACATCTCAGAG GTCTTGGTTGAAG AAATTATGGAAAAGCTTGTTAAGGAAGCCATTCTTTCAAGTTTTGGCACTGACTGTTACATTATTAACAAGCAAACG AAATTCAACTATGAGTTCGGCATTGTGAAAGAAGAAATTGACGGCCAACAATACCCAAGAAGCAACCAATCGCAGCATGACAAGGGTAAAGATTACATGTACATGAAG GCTTTGTATCATGCTCTTCCCCTGAACTATGTAACTATTAGCAATCTTCAAAGTAAACTAGGTGGAGAGGTGAATCGTACTACTGTGAAGAAGCTAATAGATAAAATGACACAAGATGGCTTTGTTGAGGCTGGGAGCAACCGCAGGCTAG GCAAGCGTGTGATCCACTCTGACTTGACTGAGAAAAAGCTGGTTGAGGTTAAGAAGGTCTTAGAGCAAGATGCCATG GATGTGGACATGAACAAATCAG AAAACCATCCTACAGATTTATCCACTTGTGGTGCTCTCCACTCAATTGGATCAGATCTCACACACACAAGAGGCAAATCGGACGCATACCAGAATAGCTCTGCCTTGAGCGATCAAACGGTCTCAAAGAGAAGGAACCATGGAAGcacaccaacaagcagacctgaG CCCATAGCTTCTAGTGAGAGTTTTGTACCTGGAAATGAGAATGGAAAATCATATGGAAGCACCAACAAATGTAACGAGTTTGAGACAGTTATCTGTAGCAGGTCCAGTCAGGATAAGCGTAAGAGGAAAGCGAGCATG GTGGAACAGCCTATTCTTCAGTATGAGCGCCAAAAATCTCAAATTGCTTGA
- the LOC104245035 gene encoding mitochondrial outer membrane protein porin of 34 kDa: protein MGKGPGLYTEIGKKTRDLLYKDYHSDHKFTITTYSPTGVAITSSGTKKGDLFLADVNTQLKNKNITTDIKVDTNSNLFTTITVDEAAPGLKTILSFRVPDQRSGKLEVQYLHDYAGISTSVGLTANPIVNFSGVVGTNILALGTDVSFDTKTGDFTKCNAGLSFTNADLVASLNLNDKGDNLSASYYHTVSPFTSTVVGAEVTHCFSTNENTITVGTQHRLDPLTSVKARVNNFGKASALLQHEWRPKSLFTISGEVDTKSVDKGAKFGLALALKP, encoded by the exons ATGGGCAAGGGACCTGGTCTTTACACTGAAATCGGCAAGAAGACTCGAG ATCTATTGTACAAGGACTACCACAGTGACCACAAGTTCACTATTACCACCTACTCTCCCACCGGAGTT GCTATCACTTCATCAGGAACAAAGAAAGGTGATCTGTTTTTGGCTGATGTTAACACTCAGTTGAAGAACAAGAATATTACAACAGACATTAAAGTAGACACAAATTCCAAC CTCTTCACTACCATTACGGTTGATGAAGCTGCTCCCGGGTTGAAGACAATTTTAAGCTTCAGAGTTCCTGATCAAAGGTCTGGAAAG TTGGAAGTTCAATATTTACACGACTATGCTGGGATAAGCACCAGCGTTGGGTTGACAGCAAACCCCATTGTTAACTTTTCTGGTGTTGTGGGTACCAACATTCTTGCTCTTGGAACTGATGTATCCTTTGACACCAAGACTGGAGATTTCACCAAATGCAATGCCGGTTTGAGCTTCACAAATGCTGACCTTGTTGCTTCTTTGAATCT GAATGACAAGGGTGATAATCTGAGTGCATCATACTACCACACAGTCAGCCCTTTCACAAGTACTGTTGTTGGGGCTGAGGTGACCCATTGCTTCTCCACCAATGAGAACACCATCACCGTTGGCACTCAACATCGATTGGATCCTTTGACAAGTGTGAAGGCAAGGGTTAACAACTTTGGCAAGGCTAGTGCTCTGCTTCAACATGAGTGGCGCCCGAAGTCTCTTTTCACCATTTCAGGAGAAGTGGACACAAAATCTGTTGACAAGGGTGCCAAGTTTGGACTCGCTTTGGCTCTCAAGCCATAG
- the LOC104245033 gene encoding meiosis-specific protein ASY1 isoform X1 → MLSQFNFAFRIRFICYFAYCHSNLLSNLQVVAQKLKESEITEQDSLLLTRNLLRIALFNITYVRGLFPEEYFSDKSVPALEMKIKKLMPMDAESRRLIDWMEKGVYDALQKKYLKTLLFCVCETIDGPMIEEYAFSFSYSNSDSQEVSMNVNRIGMKKGGTFKCNLTTEITPNQMRSSACKMIRTLIQLMRTLDKMPEERTILMKLLYYDDVTPADYEPPFFRSCTEEEAVNPWAKSPLKMEVGDVNSKHFVLALKVKSVLDPCEDEKGDNQDNSVSLGADSFQGDDSESDSEFSHSDDDQYIVAPIETQDTQDNGNMADEDDTQDPAEDELQFDRLKEWINSYHLDRIKVTDVLSHFPDISEVLVEEIMEKLVKEAILSSFGTDCYIINKQTKFNYEFGIVKEEIDGQQYPRSNQSQHDKGKDYMYMKALYHALPLNYVTISNLQSKLGGEVNRTTVKKLIDKMTQDGFVEAGSNRRLGKRVIHSDLTEKKLVEVKKVLEQDAMDVDMNKSENHPTDLSTCGALHSIGSDLTHTRGKSDAYQNSSALSDQTVSKRRNHGSTPTSRPEPIASSESFVPGNENGKSYGSTNKCNEFETVICSRSSQDKRKRKASMVEQPILQYERQKSQIA, encoded by the exons ATGCTTTCTCAGTTCAATTTCGCTTTTCGAATTAGATTCATTTGTTATTTCGCATACTGTCATTCTAATCTTCTATCTAATTTGCAGGTTGTGGCTCAGAAACTGAAGGAGTCAGAAATTACGGAGCAGGACTCACTCCTCCTC ACAAGGAACCTGCTGCGCATTGCTTTATTCAACATTACTTACGTCAGAGGCCTCTTCCCTGAGGAATATTTCAGTGATAAATCCGTTCCAGCTTTAG AGATGAAGATTAAGAAGCTCATGCCCATGGATGCCGAATCACGTCGACTGATTGATTGGATGGAAAAAG GTGTTTATGATGCATTGCAGAAGAAGTATCTTAAAACACTCTTGTTCTGTGTGTGCGAAACAATAGATGGACCAATGATCGAGGAATATGCAT TTTCTTTCTCTTACTCAAACTCTGACAGCCAAGAAGTGTCAATGAATGTCAATCGCATTGGAATGAAGAAAGGAGGAACATTCAAGTGTAACTTAACCACTGAAATTACACCTAATCAGATGAG AAGTTCTGCTTGTAAAATGATCCGTACATTGATTCAGCTGATGAGAACATTGGATAAGATGCCAGAAGAG CGAACGATACTGATGAAGCTCCTTTATTATGACGATGTTACT CCTGCTGATTATGAGCCTCCTTTCTTTAGAAGCTGCACCGAAGAGGAGGCTGTTAATCCATGGGCTAAAAGTCCTTTAAAAATGGAGGTTGGTGATGTCAACAGCAAGCATTTTGTGTTAGCTCTGAAG GTTAAGAGCGTGCTTGATCCTTGTGAGGATGAGAAGGGCGATAATCAAGATAATAGTGTGAGCTTGGGAGCTGATTCCTTCCAGGGAGATGACAGTGAATCTGATAGTGAG TTCAGTCACTCTGATGATGACCAATACATAGTTGCACCAATTG AGACTCAAGATACTCAGGATAATGGTAATATGGCTGATGAAG ATGATACTCAGGATCCAGCAGAAGATGAACTACAATTTGATAGGTTAAAGGAGTGGATCAACTCATACCACCTTGACAGAATTAAAGTGACTGATGTTCTCTCTCATTTCCCTGACATCTCAGAG GTCTTGGTTGAAG AAATTATGGAAAAGCTTGTTAAGGAAGCCATTCTTTCAAGTTTTGGCACTGACTGTTACATTATTAACAAGCAAACG AAATTCAACTATGAGTTCGGCATTGTGAAAGAAGAAATTGACGGCCAACAATACCCAAGAAGCAACCAATCGCAGCATGACAAGGGTAAAGATTACATGTACATGAAG GCTTTGTATCATGCTCTTCCCCTGAACTATGTAACTATTAGCAATCTTCAAAGTAAACTAGGTGGAGAGGTGAATCGTACTACTGTGAAGAAGCTAATAGATAAAATGACACAAGATGGCTTTGTTGAGGCTGGGAGCAACCGCAGGCTAG GCAAGCGTGTGATCCACTCTGACTTGACTGAGAAAAAGCTGGTTGAGGTTAAGAAGGTCTTAGAGCAAGATGCCATG GATGTGGACATGAACAAATCAG AAAACCATCCTACAGATTTATCCACTTGTGGTGCTCTCCACTCAATTGGATCAGATCTCACACACACAAGAGGCAAATCGGACGCATACCAGAATAGCTCTGCCTTGAGCGATCAAACGGTCTCAAAGAGAAGGAACCATGGAAGcacaccaacaagcagacctgaG CCCATAGCTTCTAGTGAGAGTTTTGTACCTGGAAATGAGAATGGAAAATCATATGGAAGCACCAACAAATGTAACGAGTTTGAGACAGTTATCTGTAGCAGGTCCAGTCAGGATAAGCGTAAGAGGAAAGCGAGCATG GTGGAACAGCCTATTCTTCAGTATGAGCGCCAAAAATCTCAAATTGCTTGA
- the LOC138885549 gene encoding uncharacterized protein, which translates to MKLWDVRNERKEKRGKEMKNQTVLERKLKKEMGQEEWWLVCGTLEIRPYNTRKYKAVMASKETHTEVVDQSREIVESEPELNEEIQRLKQQMSEMCQAWANGQGPPLSYAFPEFTPILATTTPVSLSDQFYPFRFSLHPNCMTIAGTSVAHSQTKEDHSPEYHSYLFDLPAKIEKPGRKIALKEITQRLKSLEQQLKNMQGLAGQKSISFKDLYMFPDVRLPLGFKTPKFEKYDGHGDPIACLKRYCNQLRGAGGNEELLMAYFGESLMGIASEWFMGQDTSCWYVWDDMAQAFVKQFQYNIDISTDRNSLSNLKKKPTESFREYAIKWREQATRVKPPTDDHEIITIFLQAQEPDYFQNMISAVGKSFSEAIKMGEMVENGPKTGKIISQKTLKAATQAVQIESGNFNGTGEKAEEIMMTSRSRRGPRRTCRRHDQPRLFFDDSPENQQYFVAPPQYVVKPPGYPRRRALAPQNLYQPPQIFQMHGNMEYENPPGNLLTEVNDIKTGECPSNFDVQSSG; encoded by the exons atgaagttgtgggacgtgagaaatgagaggaaagaaaagaggggaaaagaaatgaaaaaccaAACGGTGTTAGAAAGGAAACTGAAGAAGGAAATGGGGCAAGAAGa atggtggttagtttgtggcactttGGAGATTCGTCCATACAATACCAGAAAGTACAAGGcagtcatggctagcaaagaaacGCACACAGAAGTTGTTGACCAATCGAGGGAGATTGTGGAGTCGGAACCTGAATTGAACGAGGAGATCCAAAGGCTGAAACAACAAATGtctgaaatgtgtcaagcatgggccaacgGTCAAGGACCACCCCTTTCTTATGCTTTCCCAGAGTTTACACCCATTTTGGCTACTACCACTCCAGTTTCGTTGTCCGATCAATTCTATCCATTTAGGTTCAGTCTTCATCCCAATTGCATGACTATAGCTGGAACTTCTGTTGCGCACTCCCAAA CAAAAGAagaccactctcctgagtaccactcttacctatttgatcttcctgcaaagattgagaagcctgGACGAAAGATAGCACTGAAAGAAATAACCCAAAGactgaaaagcttagaacaacagttgaaaaacatgcaaggactggcaggtcagaagagtattTCCTTCAAGGATCTATATATGTTCCCCGATGTTCGTTTGCCacttggtttcaagactcccaaatttgaaaagtatgatggacatggagaccccatagcctgcctgaaaaggtattgcaatcaactaagaggtgcggGAGGAAATGAGGAATtactgatggcttattttggggaaagccttatggGTATAGCCTCTGAATGGTTTATGGGTCAAGACACATCttgctggtatgtctgggatgacatggcccagGCCTTTGTGAaacagttccaatataatattgacatctcAACGGACCGTAATTCCCTTTcaaatctgaagaagaaaccaactgaaagtttcagggaatatgccattaaatggagagaacaagcaactagagttaagccacccacgGATGACCACGAGATAATCACTATCTTCCTTCAAGCTCAAGAGCccgattactttcaaaacatgatatccgcagttggcaaatcattctcagaagcaatcaaaatgggagaaatggtggagaatGGCCCTAAGACAGGTAAAATTATAAGTCAAAAAACTCTCAAAGCTGCAACTCaagctgtccaaattgaatctggtaaTTTTAATGGCACGGGTGAGAAGgctgaagaaatcatgatgacatcaaggtcgagaagaggtcctagaagAACATGTCGAAGGCACGACCAGCCTCGTTTGTTTTTTGACGATTCCCCTGAGAACCAACAATACTTTGTTGCGCCACCCCAGTATGTTGTCAAGCCACCAGGATACCCCAGAAGGCGAGCGCTAGCACCGCAAAATCTCTACCAGCCTCCACAAATTTTTCAG ATGCATGGtaacatggagtatgagaatcctcctgggaacttgctgactgaagttaatgatattaaAACTGGTGAATGTCCCAGTAATTTTGATGTGCAgtccagtggctaa
- the LOC104245033 gene encoding meiosis-specific protein ASY1 isoform X2 — MLSQFNFAFRIRFICYFAYCHSNLLSNLQVVAQKLKESEITEQDSLLLTRNLLRIALFNITYVRGLFPEEYFSDKSVPALEMKIKKLMPMDAESRRLIDWMEKGVYDALQKKYLKTLLFCVCETIDGPMIEEYAFSFSYSNSDSQEVSMNVNRIGMKKGGTFKCNLTTEITPNQMRSSACKMIRTLIQLMRTLDKMPEERTILMKLLYYDDVTPADYEPPFFRSCTEEEAVNPWAKSPLKMEVGDVNSKHFVLALKVKSVLDPCEDEKGDNQDNSVSLGADSFQGDDSESDSEFSHSDDDQYIVAPIETQDTQDNDDTQDPAEDELQFDRLKEWINSYHLDRIKVTDVLSHFPDISEVLVEEIMEKLVKEAILSSFGTDCYIINKQTKFNYEFGIVKEEIDGQQYPRSNQSQHDKGKDYMYMKALYHALPLNYVTISNLQSKLGGEVNRTTVKKLIDKMTQDGFVEAGSNRRLGKRVIHSDLTEKKLVEVKKVLEQDAMDVDMNKSENHPTDLSTCGALHSIGSDLTHTRGKSDAYQNSSALSDQTVSKRRNHGSTPTSRPEPIASSESFVPGNENGKSYGSTNKCNEFETVICSRSSQDKRKRKASMVEQPILQYERQKSQIA, encoded by the exons ATGCTTTCTCAGTTCAATTTCGCTTTTCGAATTAGATTCATTTGTTATTTCGCATACTGTCATTCTAATCTTCTATCTAATTTGCAGGTTGTGGCTCAGAAACTGAAGGAGTCAGAAATTACGGAGCAGGACTCACTCCTCCTC ACAAGGAACCTGCTGCGCATTGCTTTATTCAACATTACTTACGTCAGAGGCCTCTTCCCTGAGGAATATTTCAGTGATAAATCCGTTCCAGCTTTAG AGATGAAGATTAAGAAGCTCATGCCCATGGATGCCGAATCACGTCGACTGATTGATTGGATGGAAAAAG GTGTTTATGATGCATTGCAGAAGAAGTATCTTAAAACACTCTTGTTCTGTGTGTGCGAAACAATAGATGGACCAATGATCGAGGAATATGCAT TTTCTTTCTCTTACTCAAACTCTGACAGCCAAGAAGTGTCAATGAATGTCAATCGCATTGGAATGAAGAAAGGAGGAACATTCAAGTGTAACTTAACCACTGAAATTACACCTAATCAGATGAG AAGTTCTGCTTGTAAAATGATCCGTACATTGATTCAGCTGATGAGAACATTGGATAAGATGCCAGAAGAG CGAACGATACTGATGAAGCTCCTTTATTATGACGATGTTACT CCTGCTGATTATGAGCCTCCTTTCTTTAGAAGCTGCACCGAAGAGGAGGCTGTTAATCCATGGGCTAAAAGTCCTTTAAAAATGGAGGTTGGTGATGTCAACAGCAAGCATTTTGTGTTAGCTCTGAAG GTTAAGAGCGTGCTTGATCCTTGTGAGGATGAGAAGGGCGATAATCAAGATAATAGTGTGAGCTTGGGAGCTGATTCCTTCCAGGGAGATGACAGTGAATCTGATAGTGAG TTCAGTCACTCTGATGATGACCAATACATAGTTGCACCAATTG AGACTCAAGATACTCAGGATAATG ATGATACTCAGGATCCAGCAGAAGATGAACTACAATTTGATAGGTTAAAGGAGTGGATCAACTCATACCACCTTGACAGAATTAAAGTGACTGATGTTCTCTCTCATTTCCCTGACATCTCAGAG GTCTTGGTTGAAG AAATTATGGAAAAGCTTGTTAAGGAAGCCATTCTTTCAAGTTTTGGCACTGACTGTTACATTATTAACAAGCAAACG AAATTCAACTATGAGTTCGGCATTGTGAAAGAAGAAATTGACGGCCAACAATACCCAAGAAGCAACCAATCGCAGCATGACAAGGGTAAAGATTACATGTACATGAAG GCTTTGTATCATGCTCTTCCCCTGAACTATGTAACTATTAGCAATCTTCAAAGTAAACTAGGTGGAGAGGTGAATCGTACTACTGTGAAGAAGCTAATAGATAAAATGACACAAGATGGCTTTGTTGAGGCTGGGAGCAACCGCAGGCTAG GCAAGCGTGTGATCCACTCTGACTTGACTGAGAAAAAGCTGGTTGAGGTTAAGAAGGTCTTAGAGCAAGATGCCATG GATGTGGACATGAACAAATCAG AAAACCATCCTACAGATTTATCCACTTGTGGTGCTCTCCACTCAATTGGATCAGATCTCACACACACAAGAGGCAAATCGGACGCATACCAGAATAGCTCTGCCTTGAGCGATCAAACGGTCTCAAAGAGAAGGAACCATGGAAGcacaccaacaagcagacctgaG CCCATAGCTTCTAGTGAGAGTTTTGTACCTGGAAATGAGAATGGAAAATCATATGGAAGCACCAACAAATGTAACGAGTTTGAGACAGTTATCTGTAGCAGGTCCAGTCAGGATAAGCGTAAGAGGAAAGCGAGCATG GTGGAACAGCCTATTCTTCAGTATGAGCGCCAAAAATCTCAAATTGCTTGA
- the LOC104212878 gene encoding hypersensitive-induced response protein 1-like, with amino-acid sequence MGNLLCCVQVDQSTVAIKERFGKFNDVLEPGCHFLPWCIGSQIAGYLTLRLQQLDVRCETKSKDNVFVTVVASIQYRALADKATDAFYKLSNTGSQIQAYVFDVIRASVPKLNLDDVFEQKNQIAKAVEDELEKAMSAYGYEIVQTLIVDIEPDEHVKRAMNEINAAARMRVAANEKAEAEKIVQIKRAEGDAEAKYLAGLGVARQRQAIVDGLRDSVLGFSSNVPGTSAKDVLDMVLITQYFDTMKEIGATSKSSAVFIPHGPGAVSDIAGQIRHGLLQGLAVEQKNLL; translated from the exons ATGGGGAATCTGCTTTGCTGTGTACAAGTGGACCAATCCACAGTGGCTATAAAGGAGAGATTTGGCAAGTTTAATGATGTGCTTGAGCCTGGATGTCATTTCTTGCCATGGTGTATAGGGAGTCAGATTGCTGGATACCTAACTTTAAGGTTGCAGCAGCTTGATGTGCGATGCGAGACAAAGTCAAAG GATAATGTATTTGTAACTGTTGTTGCTTCAATTCAATATCGTGCTCTGGCTGATAAAGCTACTGATGCTTTTTACAAGCTTAGTAATACTGGATCCCAGATCCAAGCCTATGTGTTTGATG TTATCAGAGCGAGCGTTCCAAAGCTAAATTTGGATGATGTCTTTGAGCAGAAGAATCAAATTGCTAAAGCAGTGGAGGATGAACTTGAAAAG GCAATGTCTGCTTACGGATATGAGATTGTTCAGACACTCATAGTTGATATAGAGCCAGATGAACATGTCAAGCGAGCTATGAATGAAATCAATGCAG CTGCAAGAATGAGAGTAGCTGCCAATGAGAAAGCAGAAGCTGAAAAAATTGTCCAGATTAAACGAGCTGAGGGTGATGCTGAGGCTAAGTACCTGGCGGGGCTTGGGGTTGCTAGACAACGCCAGGCCATTGTGGATGGTTTAAGGGACAGTGTTCTTGGCTTCTCAAGTAATGTCCCAGGTACAAGTGCCAAGGACGTCTTGGACATGGTCCTCATCACTCAATATTTTGACACCATGAAGGAAATTGGCGCCACATCTAAATCCTCAGCAGTCTTTATCCCACACGGACCTGGTGCTGTTAGTGACATTGCAGGGCAGATTCGACATGGATTGCTCCAGGGTTTAGCTGTCGAGcaaaaaaatcttttataa